GTGAGTCTTAAGGTTGGttgaatcactagcacacttaagtgttagtgaaatgggtgtcattagggtttatgggtgacccAAATGCAAGTGttgaacttgaaatgggtcaaatgggtgtagTGTGACCCAACTAGCAAGATGGGATGTTTATGATTCACATAATCCCACACCGCCTCTTTTATTTCATCATCCGTGATATCCCGTTCTAACCAATCCTTATCTCTTGTCGATAAATACCTCCCACAAATCAAAAAAATGCTTGCTTGATGTCGTTTGGATTGGTATTCCAAACCCCATCAATATGAATGCCATTGACTTGCGCAGCTTTGATGTCTTCTTTTATTCAATATCCCATGAAAAAACTTCGAGTTTTCGTCACCCTCAATATCCCAAATAATCTTTGCTTTTTATTGCAGGTCCATATCTTCAAAACGCACTAAATCTTCCATCTCCGATAAACTCCTTGTCCTTTCATCTAACTCCTCAGGAGAGGTACAAGAGTTCTTAATTTTAATTTCAATCTCATGAACTCTCTCTTTTAATCTAACCAAGTGGCTCTTCTCCATGTTTTTGTTATTAGCAATCCATTGTTTAATCTTCTTTTTTAGCAATAAAGACACATTCATGTCATCTTCTTTCCAGGCACTTTGAACAAACTGTTTAAACCCGTCTCGTTGAAACCAAGAGTAAAAGATTTTAAACGGAGTCGGGCCAAAATCCCTACTTTCCACATGAAAAAATAACGGGACATGGTCCGACCACACACGATTAAACGCTTCCACCTTTGCATCCGGAAAAACCTCAGCTACATTTTGCGAGATTAAAACTCTGTCAATCAAACTCATCTTCGTTCCGGTCTTGTTCATCCACGTAAACCTTCGGCCTCCCAAAGGAACATCTAATAAGTCAGCTTCGTTATTGAAGTTATTAAAATGACTCGCAGCTGCAGCATTGAAAAAAGATCCAAATCTATCCGCTTCTTCCCTAACTTCATTGAAATCACCAAATATAatataactagtccggaccggcccgcgcgttgcggccgGGGCTTTCGGGCtctgtattcatatttaacgtagcgttgtgtatttatagAGGGaaacacggcccatgtgttaagcgccgttttaaaTGTCGttatgttaagcgttttttaaaaagtgtccgtttcgaaagtagttagttttgttttgttcaataaattttttcgagtgtaacggtgctgtcggaaaaatttaactcgcggcgaacagaaagatacgggctgtcgttgtgtttagcattttttaaaaattgTATGTTTCGaatgtggttagtttcgttttgttcataaaactaTTTCGAGTCTGACACTGTCGTCGAAAAAAtataactcgtggcgagcgggaagatacgggttgtcgttgtgtttagcgtttttttaaaattgtccatttcgcgtatagttagtctcgttgggttcgtaagatttttcgtaattgaacggtggtctcgaaaaaatttagctcgcaccgagcgagaagatagggcccgttataaattcgggtggaattagtttattttattttaataaaattatatatttacacttttaacccctgaGAAAGTGTAAACTTAAGGGGTTGTTGTGaaaatatagccgaagttgagggaccgtttgtaatgtgaacgcaaactcaaaactacaatccgatataactgaaacgacaAACATTCCCACCACATTTAG
This genomic stretch from Rutidosis leptorrhynchoides isolate AG116_Rl617_1_P2 chromosome 11, CSIRO_AGI_Rlap_v1, whole genome shotgun sequence harbors:
- the LOC139875809 gene encoding uncharacterized protein, whose amino-acid sequence is MARLKTFRIKAMWGNFSYDFSCSLLRGRSGDILSVWDPTMFVKERIWCGDHYVIVKGKWVQAEGLFFVVNIYGPQDMAEKLRLWNFLLEFKSPKAPAATRGPVRTSYIIFGDFNEVREEADRFGSFFNAAAASHFNNFNNEADLLDVPLGGRRFTWMNKTGTKMSLIDRVLISQNVAEVFPDAKVEAFNRVWSDHVPLFFHVESRDFGPTPFKIFYSWFQRDGFKQFVQSAWKEDDMNVSLLLKKKIKQWIANNKNMEKSHLVRLKERVHEIEIKIKNSCTSPEELDERTRSLSEMEDLVRFEDMDLQ